A stretch of DNA from Bacillota bacterium:
GCCCCATGAGGAGCACTCCCTGCCCACCGAATCCCGCGAAGATGACCTCCTCGTGCATGCTCAGCCCACCTCCGGAACCTTGGTGTACTCCCCGAGCGGGTAGTACACGGCCATCTTGTCATCGACCCACTTGAGGGCATCGACGGGGGACAGACCCCAGTTCGTGGGGCACGTGGACAGGAACTCCACAAGGCTGAACCCCTTTCCGTCCAGCTGTGTCTCAAATGCCTTCTTCACGGTGCGCCTGGCCTTAGCCACGTTGGCCGGATTCGTAACGGAGACCCTGGCAATGTACGCAGGCCCCGAGAGCGACGATAGGAGCTCGCAAACCTTTATCGGATGGCCCGCCACCTCGGGGTCCCGACCTCTTGGAGACGTGGTCGTTCTCTGCCCTGGGAGGGTCGTTGGAGCCATCTGGCCACCGGTCATGCCGTAGATGGCGTTGTTCACGAAGATGACCGTTATCTTCTCTCCCCTCGAAGCCGCGTGGACTATCTCGCCGGCTCCTATGGAGGCAAGGTCGCCGTCGCCTTGATAGGTGAACACGACCGTGTTCGGCGACGCACGCTTGATCCCGGTCGCCACGGCCGGGGCCCTCCCGTGGGAAGCCTCAACGAAATCGCAGTTGAAGTAATCATAAGCGAGCACCGCG
This window harbors:
- a CDS encoding thiamine pyrophosphate-dependent enzyme, translated to MQKVFGRPEALADVPTHYCPGCTHGIIHRLIAEVIDELGVRERAVGISPVGCAVLAYDYFNCDFVEASHGRAPAVATGIKRASPNTVVFTYQGDGDLASIGAGEIVHAASRGEKITVIFVNNAIYGMTGGQMAPTTLPGQRTTTSPRGRDPEVAGHPIKVCELLSSLSGPAYIARVSVTNPANVAKARRTVKKAFETQLDGKGFSLVEFLSTCPTNWGLSPVDALKWVDDKMAVYYPLGEYTKVPEVG